Proteins from a single region of Rhea pennata isolate bPtePen1 chromosome 6, bPtePen1.pri, whole genome shotgun sequence:
- the CSRNP3 gene encoding cysteine/serine-rich nuclear protein 3 codes for MSGILKRKFEEVDGSSPCSSVRESDDDISSSESADSGDSVNPSTSNHFTPSSILKREKRKRTKNVHFNCVTVYYFTRRQGFTSVPSQGGSTLGMSTRHNSVRQYTLGEFAMEQERLHREMLREHLREEKLNSLKLKMTKNGTVESEEANTLTLDDISDDDIDLDNTEVDEYFFLQPLPTKKRRALLRASGVKKIDVEEKHELRAIRLSREDCGCDCRVFCDPETCTCSLAGIKCQVDRMSFPCGCTKEGCSNTAGRIEFNPIRVRTHFLHTIMKLELEKNREQQVPALNGCHSEVSAHTSSMSPGPHPAEYSIAENFEIEPEPQAAVIHSQTADDLDCPGEDEEEEDGSSFCSGVTDSSTQSLAPSESDDDEEEEEEEEEEEKTDDFVESMGSHADMVPLPSVLCYSDGTAVHENHSKNASYYTNSSNLYYQIENHVAGTTNQIGETYSERDAVKNGSLSLVPYNMTSEQFVDYTRQSEETFSSHHYPSANPSVIVCCSSSEGDNSTPCNSLYTEHRPGHPQVEFHSYLKGPSQDGFVSALNGDSHLQDHPAENSLNLPEKSRLHEECIKSPVVETVPV; via the exons CATCTTCAATCCTGAAGAGAGAGAAGCggaagagaacaaaaaatgtCCATTTTAACTGTGTTACTGTGTACTACTTCACAAGAAGGCAAGGCTTCACCAGTGTTCCCAGCCAAGGGGGAAGCACATTGGGAATGTCCACTCGCCACAACAGTGTGCGCCAATACACGCTTGGAGAGTTTGCAATGGAGCAGGAGAGGCTTCACCGAGAAATGTTAAGAGAGCATCTAAGGGAGGAAAAACTCAATTCTCTAAAATTAAAG ATGACAAAAAATGGTACAGTGGAATCTGAAGAAGCTAATACCCTGACACTGGATGACATTTCTGATGATGATATTGATCTAGACAACACTGAAGTAGATGAATACTTCTTTCTACAACCCCTGCCAACAAAAAAACGAAGGGCACTGCTACGAGCTTCTGGGGTGAAGAAGATTGATGTGGAAGAGAAACACGAGCTGCGGGCCATCCGCCTGTCCAGAGAGGATTGTGGCTGTGACTGCCGTGTATTCTGTGATCCAGAAACTTGTACTTGCAGTCTTGCAGGCATAAAATGTCAG GTGGATCGTATGTCTTTTCCTTGTGGTTGCACTAAAGAAGGGTGTAGCAATACAGCAGGTAGAATTGAATTTAATCCTATCCGTGTACGGACTCACTTTTTGCACACAATAATGAAACTTGAACTGGAGAAAAATAGAGAGCAGCAAGTTCCTGCACTAAATGGCTGCCACAGTGAGGTAAGCGCACACACTAGTTCTATGAGTCCGGGACCTCATCCAGCCGAATATTCAATTGCAGAGAATTTTGAGATTGAACCTGAACCACAGGCTGCAGTTATACATTCTCAGACAGCAGATGACTTGGACTGCCCAGGGGAAGacgaggaagaggaagatgggAGTAGCTTTTGTAGTGGAGTTACAGATTCTAGCACACAAAGTTTAGCCCCTAGTGAATCAGATgatgatgaagaggaggaggaagaggaagaggaggaagaaaaaacagatgattTTGTGGAAAGTATGGGCTCCCATGCTGACATGGTGCCTCTTCCATCTGTCCTTTGCTACTCTGATGGCACTGCTGTGCATGAAAACCACTCTAAAAATGCCTCATACTATACTAACTCTTCAAATCTTTATTACCAAATAGAGAACCATGTTGCTGGCACTACTAACCAGATTGGTGAAACTTACTCAGAAAGAGATGCTGTAAAGAATGGTAGTCTTTCTCTGGTGCCTTACAACATGACTTCAGAACAGTTTGTTGACTACACGCGGCAATCAGAGGAAACTTTTAGCAGCCATCATTACCCTTCTGCAAATCCATCAGTGATCGTTTGCTGCTCATCATCTGAAGGTGATAACAGCACTCCCTGTAACAGTTTATATACTGAACATAGGCCAGGCCACCCTCAAGTGGAATTTCACTCATACTTGAAAGGTCCCTCTCAAGATGGATTTGTTTCGGCTTTGAATGGTGACAGTCATTTACAAGATCACCCTGCTGAGAATTCGCTAAACCTTCCAGAAAAGAGCAGACTGCACGAAGAGTGCATCAAATCACCAGTGGTAGAAACGGTAcctgtttaa